One part of the Microcoleus sp. bin38.metabat.b11b12b14.051 genome encodes these proteins:
- a CDS encoding DUF1648 domain-containing protein has protein sequence MTGNAPNQRPIISLGLSPALLAVELAGAIAILVSILPIVQFWGVLPDRIPIHFGLGGQPDALGDKVMIWILPAVAAIIFVVLTAVSRYPHTFKYPVRITQENARRQYLLGRGLLVWLKVEICWLFAFIVRQQILVALGNAQRLSVELVLGITFLILATVGLYFVRAYLAR, from the coding sequence ATGACTGGAAACGCACCAAACCAACGACCGATTATTTCTCTGGGGCTGTCGCCTGCTTTACTGGCGGTAGAGCTCGCGGGGGCGATCGCGATTTTAGTGTCGATTTTGCCGATCGTACAATTTTGGGGGGTTTTGCCCGATCGAATTCCGATTCACTTCGGCTTGGGGGGGCAGCCTGATGCTTTGGGCGACAAAGTGATGATTTGGATACTGCCAGCAGTGGCTGCGATTATTTTTGTGGTTTTAACTGCGGTATCGCGCTATCCGCATACTTTTAAGTATCCGGTACGGATTACTCAGGAAAATGCGCGCCGGCAATATCTCCTGGGGCGAGGACTTTTGGTTTGGCTGAAGGTGGAGATTTGTTGGCTGTTTGCTTTTATAGTGCGGCAACAAATTCTTGTGGCTTTGGGTAATGCTCAAAGGCTTAGTGTGGAGTTGGTTTTAGGGATAACTTTTTTGATATTGGCGACGGTTGGCTTGTATTTTGTGAGGGCTTATTTGGCGCGCTAG
- a CDS encoding helix-turn-helix domain-containing protein, with product MEKAFSYRFYSTPEQESLLRRTLGCVHKC from the coding sequence ATGGAAAAAGCCTTTAGTTACCGATTTTACTCAACCCCAGAGCAAGAGTCGCTGTTGCGGCGCACTTTGGGGTGCGTCCATAAGTGTTGA
- the def gene encoding peptide deformylase, whose product MTAQVLVEKKKLEKPPLTIHTLGDRVLRQPAKRVNSVDAEIRQLVREMLQTMYSADGIGLAAPQVGVHKQVIVLDCDPENPATPPMVLINPTIKSTSGDICILQEGCLSIPGVYLEVKRPEVIEVSYRDEFGRPQTIKAKDLLSRAIQHEMDHLNGVLFVDRVENKLALNEELVKMKFSPKAVKSVSVTQPFRD is encoded by the coding sequence ATGACGGCTCAGGTTTTGGTTGAAAAGAAAAAATTAGAAAAACCGCCCCTAACCATACACACTTTAGGCGATCGCGTCCTGCGGCAGCCAGCAAAGCGCGTCAACAGCGTCGATGCAGAAATTCGACAGCTAGTCCGCGAAATGCTGCAAACCATGTACAGTGCAGATGGCATCGGTTTAGCAGCCCCCCAAGTCGGAGTCCACAAACAAGTAATCGTGCTCGACTGCGACCCGGAAAACCCTGCCACACCCCCAATGGTTTTGATCAACCCCACCATCAAAAGTACCAGCGGCGATATCTGCATCTTGCAAGAAGGGTGTTTGAGCATTCCGGGGGTCTATTTGGAGGTCAAACGCCCAGAAGTCATTGAAGTGTCATATCGCGACGAATTCGGCCGCCCACAAACCATAAAAGCGAAAGATTTATTGTCGAGGGCAATTCAGCACGAAATGGATCACCTCAACGGAGTGCTGTTTGTAGACAGAGTAGAAAACAAGCTCGCACTCAATGAAGAATTAGTCAAAATGAAATTTTCGCCAAAGGCAGTCAAATCAGTGTCAGTAACTCAGCCCTTTAGGGACTGA
- a CDS encoding PrsW family glutamic-type intramembrane protease — MTNEIGFLRQVPAKGSPAAPAYNYQLSQDGEVAIGRDRNCQIALESIAHGMVSRRHAAIRPLSQGTWTRWEICDLNSANGTYINGEKLQGCQTLLSGDRISLGQDGPEFIFESNAASGPNKSRFPPAKTGNFPEIEKDALTLTQLFPIASTGKQLSQKAYLYPGIVTVIFVVSLFVAVGNSAAFNFLLSAYLAGAAYYFIYRLCGKHKPWWVLLGAALATVLILLSPLLIGFILVFREILPGRLPAEGEEISFLPFLIRMFFGAGLMEELLKALPVLGALILGNLLKNPWRDRLGVWEPLDGILLGSASAVGFTLLETLGQYVPNIIQNITLQAGPEAGQLVGLQLLIPRILGSAAGHMAYSGYLGYFIGLSALKPRKRWQILGVGYFSASALHALWNASGAVSVLLLALVGVLSYAFLVAAILKARALSPNREQNFATRISSEK; from the coding sequence ATGACAAATGAAATCGGATTTCTGCGACAAGTGCCAGCTAAAGGCTCTCCAGCAGCGCCAGCGTATAATTATCAACTTTCACAAGATGGGGAAGTAGCGATCGGACGCGATCGCAATTGTCAAATAGCTTTAGAGTCGATCGCCCACGGCATGGTTTCCCGTCGTCACGCCGCCATCCGTCCCCTCAGTCAAGGAACTTGGACGAGATGGGAAATCTGCGACCTCAACAGCGCCAACGGAACTTATATTAATGGTGAAAAGCTGCAAGGTTGCCAAACTTTACTTTCAGGCGATCGCATCAGTCTCGGCCAAGACGGCCCGGAATTCATCTTTGAATCGAACGCAGCCTCTGGCCCAAATAAATCGCGATTCCCCCCAGCAAAAACAGGCAATTTTCCTGAAATTGAAAAAGACGCTCTAACTTTAACTCAATTATTCCCGATCGCCTCCACAGGCAAACAATTAAGCCAAAAAGCTTACTTATATCCCGGTATTGTCACAGTTATCTTTGTCGTCTCGCTGTTTGTCGCAGTCGGAAATTCCGCAGCCTTCAACTTTCTGCTTTCAGCTTACCTCGCCGGTGCAGCTTACTACTTCATATATCGACTGTGTGGCAAACACAAGCCTTGGTGGGTATTGCTCGGTGCGGCTTTAGCTACAGTTCTGATTTTGCTCAGCCCCTTATTAATTGGATTTATATTAGTATTTAGAGAAATTTTGCCCGGTCGCTTGCCCGCAGAAGGCGAAGAAATCAGTTTTTTGCCTTTTTTAATCAGAATGTTCTTCGGAGCGGGTCTGATGGAAGAATTGCTCAAAGCCCTGCCCGTTTTGGGAGCCTTGATCCTGGGAAATTTGCTAAAAAATCCGTGGCGCGATCGCCTCGGCGTTTGGGAACCTTTAGACGGAATTTTATTAGGAAGTGCTTCCGCAGTCGGCTTTACACTACTAGAAACTCTCGGCCAGTACGTCCCCAACATCATCCAAAATATCACCCTGCAAGCAGGGCCCGAAGCCGGACAATTAGTAGGATTGCAGTTGCTAATTCCCCGAATTTTGGGTTCCGCCGCCGGACACATGGCTTACAGCGGCTATTTGGGATATTTTATCGGTTTGAGCGCCCTCAAACCTCGGAAGCGCTGGCAAATTTTGGGTGTAGGTTATTTTAGCGCTTCCGCACTTCACGCTTTATGGAACGCTTCAGGTGCAGTCAGCGTACTGTTGTTGGCTTTAGTGGGAGTTTTGTCCTATGCGTTTTTGGTCGCCGCGATTTTGAAAGCCCGGGCTTTGTCTCCCAATCGCGAGCAAAATTTTGCAACTCGAATATCTTCAGAAAAGTGA